Sequence from the Sphingobacteriaceae bacterium GW460-11-11-14-LB5 genome:
ATTGTATTTACCGTTATAATCATGTTCACCATGATGAAAGTGACCAGAAGAGAAAAACTCTAAACCGTTAGCTGTATATAAAATTACCGGAAGAGGCAATGAAGTATGTCCCCAAAGGTGCCACATATGTGAATCAGCAATGTGCTCCATGATCACTTTAGTTGGCTCGAATTTTTCTTTACCATGGTTAGCAGCGCCATGCTCACCAGAAACTGCTTCGGCAGATCCGGCTACAACGCTATCAACAGGAACAACAGCGCTATCAACCTGAGCGAAAGTATCAATTTTGATAGATAAAAACGCGATTAAAAGCGTAAAAACAATAGTTAGCCTTTTAACTTTAGACACAAAAACTCGGTTACAATCCATTTATTGGCAGTTTTTTACTTTAAATTTTGGTGGCGCAAGTTACGTAACAAACAGTAAATTTCAAAGGCCGTAAACAATAAATATAAAGAAAAAAAATTAAGCATAAATATTAGCCCAATTCCCTTCGCTTTTATACTGTAAATCAATACAAAAGCCATACAAAAAATCATCTTCACTGCAATTGATCCCATAATAGCCATCACACCTACTTCAGGATCACGTTTTATACCGATATCAACAAGCATATAAGCCACGTAAGTTATGCCGGCCAAAAAGCCAAACATCACCCAAAAGTTATTCACGAACAATTGTTGATTAGGAAATACGACAGGTAAAACGGCAATTACACCTATTAATAGGCCAACGAAAATGAAATAGATACTGGTAAATTTGGCTAGAGTCAATGTATAATTTCTTAGCAGATAAAAACTCCGGCAAAGATAAGCTTTTTAGTATCATTAAGTAGTGCAAAGCAGAATTATTATGAGGTTGATTAATTGGTTAACTGTTGAATTGGTTAACTGGTTAACTGAAGCAAGGGCTGAACCGTAAACTGCCAACTGAAAATTGCCAACTGTAAACTGCCAACTGTTAACTGCCAACTGCCAATTGAAAACTGCCAACTGAAAACTTACGGTTTAGTCGCCTGCCTGATGGCCTGATATAATGCAATCCCCACCCCTGCCAAAGCAAAAGCAGCAGTAATTAAATTAGTTTTGCTGTTTCTGTGCTCATCGATCTTGTAACCTATAAAAGTAAGAAGGCTAATGGTGGCAATCATTTGGAAGCCAATAGCAGAATATTTGGCGGCTGCATTTACCTTTTTCTTTGTATCTTCTTCTTTCGGATTTTCCATTTTTTAATGCAATAATTAAATTAACTTTGAATAATTAAAATTTGTTGCCAAATAAAATATTTTTCTACATATATTGTTTATTGTATATCCACCTAAGAGATTTATCATACTTGAAAAATTACGCTAACAAAAACTTAAATCCCTTCCTCATCCTTATAAGTGTCCTCCTTATTTATGGCTGTGTCGCAAATAAAGATACAGCAGTAGATCGCAGGTTTCAAAACTTAACGGCAAGGTATAACTATATCTATAACTCCAACGTTTTACTAACCGAGTATAATGAGAGCCTGTTACAAAGTTATGCAGATAATTACGAAAAAACCCTGCCTGTTTACCTTGATCCCGAGCCTCAGGTAAATCTGGTACTTACACCAGGTGTAGCCAATAAACAGCTCGATGATGTTATTACCAAAGGACAAACTGTTATAAACGATAAAAGTTTTAGTAATTATATTGATGATGCCTACATGCTTTTAGGCAAGGCGAATTACTTAAAAGGCAACTATTTTATTGCGTCAGAATACTTTGATTATACGGCTAAAACCTATAACAACGATTTAAAAACATTTATTATGGCTATGAACTGGAAAGTACGTAGCCAAATGCAATTAAACAATATGGTGCTGGCCGATAAAATTCTCGACACCATGTTGCGTGCTTCTGATGAGCTAAAAAAAGATCTGGCAGAACCTTTGGCTACTGCCGCACAGATGCGCATTTACCAGAAACGCAATAAGGAAGCAATCCTGTTTTTAGAGTCGGCAATTGCACTTCCAGCCGAAAAACAGCTCCGTATACGCTGGCGCTTTATCCTTGCGCAGTTGCAGGAAAAAGAAAAAAATCTTCAGGATGCTTATGCCAACTTCACCAAAGTTGAAAAAAGCAACGCCCCTTTTGAAATGTATTTTCATGCCAATTTAAACCGGATTAAATTAAAAGCATTATTAAGCGGCGTAAACCTGAACAAAGAGGAACAGCTTTTAGCATTACTTAAAGACGATAAAAACTTCGATTATACCGACCAGATTTACTACCAGGTTGGCGAACTTTTTTCGGCAGAAGGAAACTTTGTAAAAGCGGAAGAAAATTACCAAAAATCGGTTGCAAAAAGTACCAGAAACCAAAATCAAAAAGCCTTGTCGTACTTAAGAATTGCTGATTTAAACTTTAAAGAATTTAACAACTACATTAAAGCAAAGTTGTATTACGATAGTACGGTAATGATTTTGCCTAAAAACTTTCCTGATTACGACAACATTGTTAAAAAAGCCGATAATCTGAAATATTTGACCGACAGGTATACCATTATTGCAAAGGAAGATACCGCCCAGGCCATAGCTAAACTTCCTGCTGGAGAGCGTGAAGCAAAGGTTAAAGCTTATTTAACACCAAAAGTTGAGGTGAGCAATACCGGAGGAGTAATCAGTAACCAGTATTTAAACGACCCCGATTTTCCTAATCAATCGTTAAACGCCTCGAACAAAATTGGCGGAAATACTTTTTATTTTAATAATAATGCAGCGATTAGCAATGGCTTTGGCGATTTTAAGAAACGTTGGGGCAACAGGCAACTGGAAGATAACTGGAGACAAAGCACCCGGTCTTCTGCTCAGGAAACCAATCAGGTTTTGGCAGGCGGAAATGTAGCCACCGGAGTAAAACCCGCAAATGGAGAAACCAATCAGGCTGCACAGGACCAAACTTCATTAGAAAAACAGTTTTTAGATGGCCTTCCTACTACTCCGGCATTATTGGCCACATCTGATCAGAAAATTATCGATGCTTATTTCGAAATCGCCAGCTTTTATCAGCAGGAACTGAACGATAAACCAGAAGCAAACAAAATATACCTGGAACTGATTAAAAGATATCCGGATAACAATCATTTAGTTGCCATTTATTACAGTTTGTACCTTAATTATAAAGGTACAGATGAGATAAAATCAGATCAGTACAAGCAGTTGGTGCTTACGAAATTCCCTGAATCTAACTTTGCCAAAAACATTTTAGATCCATCCTATTCGGCCAAACAAACTGAAATGGAGAACATTGCCATCAACAATTATAATGTGACTTTTGATGCCTATGCGAAAAAAGATTATGCAAGTGTGGTAAAACAGGCTAACGATAACATCACTGCTTTTCCAAACAATGATCTTGCACCGCAGTACGCTTATTTAAAAGCAATTGCCATTGGCCGTACAGCAAAAGTTGATCCCCTGCTTACCGAATTTAACCAGATTACCACGCTTTATCCAAACGATAAAATTATAACGCCTTTGGTGCGCGATCATTTAAAATATATTGAAGCGAACCTGGAGGAATTTAAACAAAGGCCACTTGCCCTGGTTGATTTCGATGCCAACGCACCACGTTTTGTAAGCCAGGCTACCCCAATTGCCGTTCCAACAAAACCTTTGGTAACCGATAATGCAACCGTAAAAACGGCAGAGCCTGCTCCTGTAGCCAAACCTGTTGATGTTAAACCTGCTGATCTTGCCAAACCGGCCAGCATTTTTAGTGCAGCTAAATCAGAAGAATACTATTATGTAATCGACGTAGCGGATGCCACTTTAACCTTAAGTTCATCGCGTTTTGGAATAGGACAATTTAACCGTGGCAATTATCCTGATAATGATTTGGAACATAAATTGGTAGAGTTAGATAATGATCAGCTGATTTACATTACAAGTTTTATCGATTTGGAAGATGCTAAACTTTACGAATCGAGTATTACAGGCCAATTAAAGAACATTATGAAAGTTCCGGCTAACTTATATAAAGGTTTTATCATCAGTAAAGAAAACTTCGAAAAACTAACAGATCGCTCACATATTAATGCGTATCTGGAGTTTTTAAAAGACAATTACAAATAAGGAGCATGATTTGAGCCGGTGGTGAAAAACCTGTTCTATAAAAAATTAATAAATTTGCATCCAAAATCTTCTATTCTGGAGATTAATGGAAAATAACAATACAAAATGAATAAGTCCCTTTCTGCACAAGAAACAAAAAGATATAGTTTAATCATCTGGAAAATATTAATCGGGGGAATTGCCCTGTTTGCGATTTTCATTTCGATGATCGGTTTGGGGCTTTTTGGTGCATTACCTTCCTTCAGAGATATCGAACACCCTAAAAGTAATCAGGCTTCAGAAATTATTGCTGAGGATGGTCGTCCCTTAGGTACTTATTTTGTTCAGAACAGATCGAATGTGACTTATAAGGAAATTTCTGAAAATGTAATTAATGGATTAATCGCAACAGAAGATACCCGTTTTAAAGAACACTCGGGCATCGATTTTAAACGTACTTTTACCATCATCGGTTACAATTTAATTGGCAAAAAACAAGGTGCGAGTACCATTACACAGCAATTGGCTAAAAACCTTTTCCCAAGAGAATCGAACCTGAATTTTTTCTCCCTGGTATTAACCAAGTTTAAAGAGTGGATAGTTGCCGTTAAATTAGAACGGAACTATACCAAAGAAGAAATTATTACCATGTATTTAAATACAGTCGATTTTGGTAACCAGGCTTATGGCATTAAATCGGCCGCAAGGGTTTATTTCAATACCACGCCCGATAAATTAACCTTAACACAGGCAGCAACTTTAGTGGGCATGCAAAAAGGGATTACCATGTATTCGCCAACACGTCATCCTGAGCGCTCGAGAGACCGTAGAAATACCGTAATGGCGATGATGGTTAAATCTGAGCTCTTAACCCAACAGGAATTCGATGAGCAAAAAGAGAAACCTTTAAACCTGCATTTTAATGCCGCAACCGTTAACGATGGTATTGCACCTTACTTCCGTTCTGTATTGAAGAATGATATCAAAACCATTTTTCAGGAGCAGTCGATTACCAAACCTGATGGCACACCTTACGATTTAGATCGCGATGGTTTGAAAATTTATACCACATTGAATTATGATATGCAGGTATACGCCGAAGAAGCGCAAAAAGAATATATGAAGATTCTACAGGCGCAGTTTATCGCCAGCTGGAAAGGCAGAAACCCTTTTAAAGATAAAGCTTTACAGATTGAACAGGGTATTAAACGCTCTGATCGTTACAAATCGTTAAAACTGGAAGGTAAATCGGACGATGAAATTAAAGACGATTTTAACACCAAAACAGAAATGACCATTTTTACCTGGAAAGGTAATATTGATACGGTAATGAAACCGATCGACTCTGTGCGTTATTATAAAATGTTGTTGCGCAATGCGATGATGACGATGGATCCAACCAATGGCCATGTAAAAGCATGGGTTGGCGGGATTAACTATGAGCATTTTAAATACGATCAGGTTAAAATGGGCACCAGACAAGTGGGCTCAACTGCAAAACCATTTACTTACGCCGTAGCTATTGAAAATGGATATTCGCCATGTTACACCGTACCCAACGTGCCAGTAACGATTGATGGCTATGGAGAACCATGGACGCCAAGAAACTCAGGCAAACCTTTACCTGGTAATATCACTTTACAGAAGGCATTGGCCTACTCACAAAACTTTGTTACCGCTTATTTAATGAAACAGGTTGGTCCGGTTGCGGTATCTACCTTAGCGACCAAAATGGGAATTCCTAACGTTCCGGCGTTTCCATCCATTTGTTTGGGAACATTCGATTCGTCGATTTATAATATGGTTGGCGCATATGGTGCTTTTGCAAACAAGGGAACCTATACCAAACCCATTTATTTATTAAGAATTGAAGATAAAAACGGGGTGGTATTGTTTTCTCAAAAGGAGATACCAAAGCCGATTATGAGCGAGGAAGTTGCCTATATAATGACCAGAATGCTTAAAGGTGTAGTCACCAACGGAACCGGTTCGAGATTAAATTATAAATACCATGTAAATGCACCAGTAGGTGCCAAAACAGGAACGACGCAGAATAACTCTGACGGCTGGTTTATGGCCATTACCCCTCAATTGGTAACTGGCATCTGGACGGGCTGCGAAGATAGGGCATTCCACTTTATCAGTACCAATCAGGGTGAAGGTGCCAATACCGCGCTACCAATTTTTGCAGGTTTTATCAAAAGAGTATACGCCAATCCTGCTTTAAAAATTAGTCATGCTGATTTTGAGGCACCAAAATCAGGTGTTTCCATCACCTACGATTGCAATCAATACCAGCAACAGGAAGAAGGCGCAACCGAATTGGATGAGAAGTTGGGATTCTAGGTACTATAGTCATTCCAAAAGTTTTCAGGTAAACTATTCGAGATAAATATTAAATTTGTAATAGAAAATTGAAATATATGAGAGTTACACTAGAAATATCAAATTTTGATGAGATGGAAAAACTCCTTTCTTTATTTCAGACTATGAAATTAGAAAATATTAAAATAATTTCTTCACAGCAGGATAGTAAGCCCAATATATTAAAAGGGGATAAAGCACTTAATCCTAAAGAACTTTTTGGTATATGGAAGGACTCACCAAGAAATTTAGAAGATATAAGGGATAAAGCATGGGATCGTAAAAAATAATTATGATTTTGTGTGACACTAATATTTTAATACATGCTTTCAATGGTAATACCTCAACCATCGAAATATTGGAAGAAATAGGTTTCAAAAACATTCTGCTCTCATCAATTACGACCATGGAACTTTTGCAGGGCATGGGAAATAAAGTAGAGCTAGCGCAGATGAAGAAAAAGATCAAGTATTACGATATTATCCATTTTGACAACTATATATCTCAGAAATCCGTAGAACTTATCGAAAACTTCAAACTAAGTCATCATCTTCAAATACCAGATGCAATCATTGGGGCAACAGCTATTGTAAATAAAATTGAATTGTTTACTTATAACAAAAAAGATTTCGATTTTATGCCTAACATTATTCTTTATTAAAAATTACCTAATTTTTGCTCCTTTAATTTCCCATGAGCAGTTTCGACCATAAAACAGCATTAACCGCAATTCCGCATAAACCCGGTGTTTACCAATATTGGGATGCTGATGGAAAGCTGATGTATATTGGAAAGGCTAAAGACCTGCGCAACCGTGTGGGCTCTTATTTTAATAGTGACAGAAACCAGTTTAATGGCAAAACAAGGGTACTGGTATCCAAAATACGTAAAATTACTTTCACTATTGTTGATACGGAGATTGATGCCTGGTTACTTGAAAACAGCTTAATTAAAAAACATCAGCCAAAATTTAACATCAACCTAAAGGATGATAAAACTTATCCATGGATTATTGTTAAAAACGAGAATTATCCCCGAATCTACTGGACAAGGAAAGTGATTAAAGATGGCTCTACCTATTTTGGCCCTTATGGCTCGATAGGTATGATGCATACTATTTTGGATCTGATTAAGGAAACGTATCCGTTACGTACCTGCACTTTGCCCTTAACAGAGAAAAATATCGCTGAAGGAAAATTTAAAGTTTGTTTGGAGTATCAAATCGGCAATTGTAAGGGCCCTTGTCAAAACTACCAGACCGAAACCGACTACGATAAAAACATAGGGGAGATCAAAGAAATCCTGAATGGCAAAATCGGAAATGTTATCCGTGACGTTAAAGGAATCATCAAATCAGCTTCAGAAAACCTGAACTTCGAACTGGCGCATCAGTATGCAAGGAGATTAGAAGTACTGGAGAAATACCAGAGCAAATCAACCGTGGTAAATAGCGCCATCACCAATGTAGATGTAGTCAGTATTGCATCAGATGAACGTTATGCTTTTGTGAACTACCTGAAGGTGATGAACGGAACGATTATTCAGACGCAGACCATCGAGGTTAAAAAACAGCTCGACGAAAGTGATGATGAGATTTTAACCCTGGCCATGTTAGAGTTCAGAACGAAATTCAAAAGTACCTCTAAAGAAATTATTGTTCCTTTTGAGCCTTCGTTAGAAGATGAAAGTTTAAAATTTACCGTTCCTAAACTGGGCGAAAAGAAAAAACTCTTAGAACTTTCGCAGAAGAATGTATTGTTTTTCAAAAAAGAGAAACTCAATCAATACGAAAAGTTAAACCCCGATTTACGCACCGATCGTATTTTAACGACCATGCAGAAAGATCTGCGCTTAACGCAGCTTCCAAAACATATAGAATGCTTTGATAACTCCAACTTTCAGGGAAAATATCCGGTTT
This genomic interval carries:
- a CDS encoding peptidase, encoding MNKSLSAQETKRYSLIIWKILIGGIALFAIFISMIGLGLFGALPSFRDIEHPKSNQASEIIAEDGRPLGTYFVQNRSNVTYKEISENVINGLIATEDTRFKEHSGIDFKRTFTIIGYNLIGKKQGASTITQQLAKNLFPRESNLNFFSLVLTKFKEWIVAVKLERNYTKEEIITMYLNTVDFGNQAYGIKSAARVYFNTTPDKLTLTQAATLVGMQKGITMYSPTRHPERSRDRRNTVMAMMVKSELLTQQEFDEQKEKPLNLHFNAATVNDGIAPYFRSVLKNDIKTIFQEQSITKPDGTPYDLDRDGLKIYTTLNYDMQVYAEEAQKEYMKILQAQFIASWKGRNPFKDKALQIEQGIKRSDRYKSLKLEGKSDDEIKDDFNTKTEMTIFTWKGNIDTVMKPIDSVRYYKMLLRNAMMTMDPTNGHVKAWVGGINYEHFKYDQVKMGTRQVGSTAKPFTYAVAIENGYSPCYTVPNVPVTIDGYGEPWTPRNSGKPLPGNITLQKALAYSQNFVTAYLMKQVGPVAVSTLATKMGIPNVPAFPSICLGTFDSSIYNMVGAYGAFANKGTYTKPIYLLRIEDKNGVVLFSQKEIPKPIMSEEVAYIMTRMLKGVVTNGTGSRLNYKYHVNAPVGAKTGTTQNNSDGWFMAITPQLVTGIWTGCEDRAFHFISTNQGEGANTALPIFAGFIKRVYANPALKISHADFEAPKSGVSITYDCNQYQQQEEGATELDEKLGF
- a CDS encoding excinuclease ABC subunit C, whose amino-acid sequence is MSSFDHKTALTAIPHKPGVYQYWDADGKLMYIGKAKDLRNRVGSYFNSDRNQFNGKTRVLVSKIRKITFTIVDTEIDAWLLENSLIKKHQPKFNINLKDDKTYPWIIVKNENYPRIYWTRKVIKDGSTYFGPYGSIGMMHTILDLIKETYPLRTCTLPLTEKNIAEGKFKVCLEYQIGNCKGPCQNYQTETDYDKNIGEIKEILNGKIGNVIRDVKGIIKSASENLNFELAHQYARRLEVLEKYQSKSTVVNSAITNVDVVSIASDERYAFVNYLKVMNGTIIQTQTIEVKKQLDESDDEILTLAMLEFRTKFKSTSKEIIVPFEPSLEDESLKFTVPKLGEKKKLLELSQKNVLFFKKEKLNQYEKLNPDLRTDRILTTMQKDLRLTQLPKHIECFDNSNFQGKYPVSAIVVFKDAKPSKKDYRHFNVKTVEGPNDFATMEEAVFRRYRRMLDENQTLPQLIIIDGGKGQLSSAVKSLKLLGIENKVTVIGIAKRLEELFYPGDSYPLYLDKKSETLKVIQQLRDEAHRFGITFHRKKRDQGTLKTELEQIEGIGKTTADKLLTHFKSVKKIKEATEKELAEILNKKQVITLQAYFNQE
- a CDS encoding gliding motility protein — translated: MKNYANKNLNPFLILISVLLIYGCVANKDTAVDRRFQNLTARYNYIYNSNVLLTEYNESLLQSYADNYEKTLPVYLDPEPQVNLVLTPGVANKQLDDVITKGQTVINDKSFSNYIDDAYMLLGKANYLKGNYFIASEYFDYTAKTYNNDLKTFIMAMNWKVRSQMQLNNMVLADKILDTMLRASDELKKDLAEPLATAAQMRIYQKRNKEAILFLESAIALPAEKQLRIRWRFILAQLQEKEKNLQDAYANFTKVEKSNAPFEMYFHANLNRIKLKALLSGVNLNKEEQLLALLKDDKNFDYTDQIYYQVGELFSAEGNFVKAEENYQKSVAKSTRNQNQKALSYLRIADLNFKEFNNYIKAKLYYDSTVMILPKNFPDYDNIVKKADNLKYLTDRYTIIAKEDTAQAIAKLPAGEREAKVKAYLTPKVEVSNTGGVISNQYLNDPDFPNQSLNASNKIGGNTFYFNNNAAISNGFGDFKKRWGNRQLEDNWRQSTRSSAQETNQVLAGGNVATGVKPANGETNQAAQDQTSLEKQFLDGLPTTPALLATSDQKIIDAYFEIASFYQQELNDKPEANKIYLELIKRYPDNNHLVAIYYSLYLNYKGTDEIKSDQYKQLVLTKFPESNFAKNILDPSYSAKQTEMENIAINNYNVTFDAYAKKDYASVVKQANDNITAFPNNDLAPQYAYLKAIAIGRTAKVDPLLTEFNQITTLYPNDKIITPLVRDHLKYIEANLEEFKQRPLALVDFDANAPRFVSQATPIAVPTKPLVTDNATVKTAEPAPVAKPVDVKPADLAKPASIFSAAKSEEYYYVIDVADATLTLSSSRFGIGQFNRGNYPDNDLEHKLVELDNDQLIYITSFIDLEDAKLYESSITGQLKNIMKVPANLYKGFIISKENFEKLTDRSHINAYLEFLKDNYK